GAAGTGATTGGCCGCGATGACGCTCTATTTGACCCGATGGACGATATGACCATCGCTGAAAAGCTTACGCAGGTGCTGACTGACGAAAAATTCCGATTAGAATTAGAACAACACGGCCTGGAACAGGCCAAGCTATTTTCATGGGATACCACTGCGCAACGGGCAATTGCCGCCTTTGAAAACCTTCATACGAGACAATCTTCCGATGCTTCAGTGTTGTGCCCCCTTCCCTGCCGGCCCAAACTGGCGTATGTCTCGCCATTGCCACCAGTGCGTAGCGGTATCAGTGATTATAGCGCCGAACTTCTGCCCGAGCTTGCACGCCATTACGATATTGACGTGATCGTGGCGCAAGACTCCGTGTCCGTACCTTGGATCGAGGCCAACTGCCCGATTCATAGTGTGGAATGGTTCAAGACTAACGCAAACCGTTACGATCGGGTGCTCTATCATTTTGGCAACAACACCTTTCATCAGCACATGTTTAACTTGCTGGAAGAAGTGCCGGGTGTCGTCACTCTGCATGATTTTTTCCTATCTGGTGTAGTAGGTCACATGCATTTTAGTGGTCAGGAGTCTGTTTCCTGGGTTCAAGCTCTCTATCAAAACCACGGCTATGCGGCCATGCAACAACATTTCAGTACCTCAGATACGGCGGAAGTACCTTGGCGCTATCCGTGCAATTTAGGTGTACTTCAGACTGCCCTTGGAGTAGTTGTACACTCCAAAAACTCCATACGATTGGCTGGCCAGTGGATCGACGAAAAAGCGGCTGATGACTGGGCGGTGGTTCCGCTCCTTCGCATTCCAGAATTTGGTATTGATCGAACTAAAGCACGCCGCTTGCTTGGCTTTGGCAATGATGATTTTGTGGTGTGTAGTTTTGGTTTACTCGGGATGACCAAGCTGAACCATCGATTGCTCGACGCTTGGCTAACCTCGACTTTAGCGAAGAATATCGATTGTATACTGGTATTCGTCGGCGAGAATCAGGGCGGTGTGTATGGGGCAGAACTGGTCACCCGGATCCGCCAAAGTGGCTTAAGTAAGCGTATTCGCATTACCGGCTGGACAGACACTGCCACCTTCCGCCATTACCTTGCGGCGGCCGATGCAGGGGTGCAATTGCGCACACTCTCCCGTGGCGAAACGTCGGCAACAGTACTGGATTGTATGAATTACGGCCTTCCCACTATCGTGAATATTAACGGCAGCATGGCAGACCTGCCCGATGACGGAGTATGGAAGCTGTCAGACGAATTTGATGATGCGGATCTGGTGGGGGCACTGGAAACCCTGTGGCGTGACCCTGCTCGCCGACAGCAATTGGGCGCGAGGGCGAGAGAGATCATTCTTACGCATCATGCTCCACGGACCTGTGCCGACCAGTACGCCCAGGCGATCGAGTCTATATATCAGACAGCGCTTACCAACGAGTCCGCTTTAGTCCGCGCATTGTCCCACATTGAACCGGCGCCGACAGAAGCTCCAGCGTGGATCTCTGTGGCAGAAGCAACGGTCCTTTCCATATCACCCCGGCATGTTCCCCGTCAGTTATTAATTGACATCTCGGAACTGGTTCAACGCGATTCAAAAAGTGGTATTCAACGAGCTGTGCGCAGCATTCTAAACGAATTACTTGCCAATCCACCCGCTGGCTACCGGGTGGAACCCGTTTATGCCACACCTGATCACAGCTACCGCTATGCCCGGCGCTTCACTTTGCGCTTCCTCAACTGCCCCGAATCGATCCTGACAGATGATCCAATCGAATTCCGAGCTGGTGACCTGTTTCTGGGGCTGGACTTACAGCCTCAAGTAGTGCCGTCTCAACAGGCCTTTTATAAGCAGTTGCGCAACTACGGTATACAGGTTCAATTCGTAGTATTTGATCTTTTGCCTATTATTTTGCCCAAAGCTTTCCCTGAGTGGGCGACAAAAATACATCAAGACTGGCTGCAAGTAGTGACTGAAAGTGATGGTGCTATTTGCATCTCCAAAGCCGTGGCTGACGAGCTAACAGACTGGCTCAAGGCGAACGGATTAGCACGTCAACGACCATTCATGATTGACTGGTTTCATTTGGGAGGGAACATAGAAGCATCATCCCCATCCAAAGGTGTGCCAGACAATGCAAGGTTAGTGTTAAGTCAACTAGCGAATCGTCCGAGCTTCTTGATGGTCGGCACCTTGGAACCCCGTAAAGGTTATATACAGGCACTTGCTGCATTTGAAAAAATATGGGCGGAAAACGTAGATGTGAATTTGGTGATTGTTGGCAAACAAGGTTGGATGATGGAATCGCTGGTAGATCGTCTGCGCCAACATCCCGAACTGGGGAAGCGCCTATTTTGGCTAGATGGCATCAGCGACGAATACCTGGAAAAAATTTATACAGCCAGCACGTGCTTAATTGCTGCCAGCGCGGGCGAAGGCTTCGGACTACCGCTCATCGAAGCTGCCCAGCATAAAAAACCCATAATTGCGCGAGATATTCCCGTGTTCCGCGAAGTGGCAGGTGAACACGCATTTTATTTTAGTGGGCTTGCCCCCCTTGCCCTGGCGAGGGCGATTAGTGAATGGTTAACATTAAACGCCAATGGATTGGCACCTCAATCAATTGGCATGTCCTGGCTCACCTGGCAGCAAAGTGCTGAGCAATTGCTTACAAGAGTTTTAACGAGCCGCAACCAGCAGGTTTTACAAGAGTCAGCCGTATAAATCTATTGGTGAATTCAATTTATCTCGTGTCCTAATACCGTGTGATAGCGTGCAGACGACTAGTAGATTGATCATTAAAATTACACCGTAAATTTAGTCATTTTGACTTAATGTAAGTATATGTAATAATACAATAAATTTATTATTTATAATAGTTTTTGCGTAGTTTATACTTGTATTTCAAACATAGGAGGCTAACAAAATTATGCTATTCTTTAATCTAAATTTATAGACGAAAATTTACGTAAATTTTTAGTTTCTCTAATTAATAATTTCATAGATACTTTTAACTGTGTATTTTTAACATACAGGAAATATTACCTTGCAATAGAAATTTATTACAATTTTCAGCCCAGTTATTGGCTTACTCAAACTACACTTATATAAATTCGGATGTGGAAACACCAAATAGCTCACCTCTAAACAAATCAGGAGACCAACATGTTTAAAAAATTATCCGCCGTATATTTAATTGCTACTCTGGGTATCATCGTAGTAACCCCTGGACAGGCTGCCGTTCAACGTGCCTTTGTTGCGTCCTATGGATTGAACTCCAATACTTCCTTTGACTGTGATGTTGCCCACCCCTGCCGCCAGTTTTTAGCAGCAGTAACCGTAGTCAATCCAGATGGCGAAGTCGTAGCGCTCGATACCGCAGCGTATGGCGCCGTCACACTCACCCAGTCGATCTCTTTAACGGCAGCTCCGGGGGCCTATGCCGGCATTACTGTCTTTCCAGGCTCAAACGGAGTGACGATTGCCACTCCCGGAGTGAATGTAGTGCTACGTGGCCTGACTATTAATGGTCAAGGCGGTACTAACGGGATTTTAATGACAGCTGGTGCCAAGCTTTCAATCGAAAACTGTGTCATTTCCAATTTTAATGCTGGTGCCCAACACGGCGTTTTTGTTAACACAGCCGCTACGGTGCGGATGGTGAACACCCTTATTCGCGATAGTGACGTTGGCATTGAGTTTCAGGGGGGAGCGACGGCCGATATCTCCGGATCCAAGTTTCTCGGAAATATCAGCAATGGCATCTTTGCGAATAACACAAATAGCTCGACTACGACTGTCGCTATCAGCGATACCGTCGTGACTGGAGGAGGTGTTGGAATTGAAGCATTTTCGACTGCTGGAAACTCGCGAATAAACATGATCCGTTCAGCAGTTACTAATACCACCGAAGGTATCGCGGCATCTGCCTCGGGCGGAGCTGCCTCAGTAACTCTCAGCGACAGCATGGTGACGGGAAACACAACGGGGTATTTCCAGAGCTCCGGCGGCACAATAAGGTCGCTGGTCAATAACATTATCACGGATAACGGCGGTAATACAGGTGTACTTACTACTTTAGCTCCTTTGTAAAACCGGCCGAACCGGTCATATCCAACGGTCCTGGATAAGCCCGCGGTCTTAACAATTAGGAAATGATCATGTTAAAAAAATCTCCAGCCGTATATCTGCTTGCAGTTATGTGTGCAATGATAGCGACCCCTGCACAATCCGCCGTTCAGCGTGCCTTTGTTGCATCTTATGGATTAAACTCCAATACTTCATTTGACTGCGATGTTACCCACCCATGCCGCCAGTTTCTAGCAGCGGTAACCGTAGTCAACCCAGATGGCGAAGTCGTAGCGCTCGATACCGCAGCGTATGGCGCCGTCACACTCACCCAGTCGATCTCTTTGACGGCAGCTCCGGGTGCCTATGCCGGCATTACTGTCTTTCCAGGCTCAAACGGAGTGACGATTGCTACTCCCGGAGTGAATGTAGTGCTACGCGGCCTGACTATCAATAGTCAAGGCGGCGATGCCGGTATTTTAATGACCGCTGGCGCCAAGCTTTCAATCGAGAACTGTGTCATTGCTAATTTTTCGATTATTGGTAGCCCCTTTAACCAATACGGGGTATTAGTCCAAACAGCAGCAACGGTGCGGATGGTTAACACCCTTATTCGCGATAATGATATAGGTATTCAAATTCAAGATGGAGCTACGGCTGACATCTCTGGATCGAAATTTTTCGGTAATTCCACTTATGGCATCGTTGCATTCAATGACATAAACGGCACGACCACGACTGCTGCTGTCAGCGATACTGTCGTGACAGGGGGTGGCATCGGTATTTATGCAATTGTGGATTCCGCCTCCACCGCCACCGCCAGAGCAGAGATAGTCCGTTCGATAGTTTCGAATTATAGCGGAGGCGTTGCTGCCGAAAGCCAAAATGGAACCGCTTCGGTTAGTATTCGTAAGAGCATGGTGACAGGAAGCAGTATATACGGGCTTGGACAGATCGGCTCTGGCGCAACGATGACATCTTACGGAAATAATATGCTATCGAATAACTCCAGCAACCTTCTCGGCACATTAACTACCGTAGCGCCCCTCTAAATCAGTATTAGCGTATTGAAGGCTTGTGAAACCAAATATAGTCAGCTTACTCTAAGCTAAACCAGTGGGAATGAGGATGTTCTAATCAATCTTTATTAATTGTCGACTTTAAGGTATCTGAGCATAATAAAAACTATGAAGTGCGATACGGTTTGTGCAATATGGATACGGGAATGAAGGTCATTCTTTCAGTTAATACCATCAAACCATCTTTGTCCGGGATCGGCCGCTATACATGGGAACTAACAAAACGTATTCCAACTATTCAGGGTGTGAAGTCAGTACGTTTTTTTTCTGATGGTCGCTGGGTGAACAATGCAAGCTCGCTACTCGAACAATCGTCAGTCAAACTTGCTATACGTCAGCGGCTAATACGTAGCCCTTTGGTAGTAGCGGCATATCGTTGTTTGTCTCCCCTATTGTTGCGCCAACGTTTACGAGATTACTCTGATCATATATATCATGGCACAAGTTTCTTGTTGCCCCCCTTTTCTGGCCCGGCAATTGTAACCATTCACGATTTGTCGGTTTTTCGTTACCCACAGTTTCATCCTCCTGAGCGTGTTTCTTTCATGCAACGGGAAATTCCAATAACATTGGGCCGTGCCAATTTTTTGATTACAGATTCAGAATTTATTCGGCAAGAGATCATCGAATTTTTTGGTTGGCCAGCAGATAAAGTGCGGGCTATACCGTTGGGAATTGCCGAGGACTACTGCCCACGAAGGATGGAGGAAACAGTTGATGTGCTAAGAAAATTTGGTCTAGAATTTGGTGCTTACACACTTTGCGTAGCAACCATTGAGCCCAGAAAGAATATTGGGACATTACTGTCAGCCTATGAAGCATTGCCACAAGCTCTAAGAAACCGGTATCCACTGGTGCTGGCGGGAGGGTATGGATGGAGAAGTGAGGCTATTCACCGTCGCATTGTGCATGGGCAGCGGCAGGGGTGGCTGCGCTATCTTGGGTATGTATCTGAGGCCAAGTTGCCTAAACTTTTTTCCGGCGCCCGGGGATTTGTTTACCCCTCCTTATATGAGGGTTTCGGATTGCCCGTGCTTGAGGCCATGGCGAGCGGCTTGCCAGTGTTAATATCCAATCGCGCATCATTGCCGGAAGTAGCCTTAGGAGCGGCGCTCATTGTGGAGGCGGAAGACGTTCAGACTATGACTGAAAATACCCGTGTGCTACTGGAAGATGATCAATGGAGGGAGACCGCGATTAAACGATCTCTGGAGGTGGCAGCACAATATTCCTGGGAAACGACCGCTCGGAAAACGGTGGAGATCTATCATTCCGTTAACAACCACCTAGCAACGGATAAGCCCGTGCTTAAACAATTATGAATGTCACCAGGAAGACAAAGAAATGAGGGCGCTAATTTGTGGAGTAGGCGGGCAGGATGGCGCATACCTTTCAAGACTTTTGCTAGACAAGGGATACGAGGTCATCGGCGCATCAAGAGATGCCATGGCCTCTTCTTTCAGTAACCTGAAGAATCTCGGCATTCTGGACAAAGTGATCACTACTTCGATGGCCATTACTGACTTTCGCAGCGTCCTTCAAACTTTGGTTAAGCATCAACCTGACGAAATTTACAATCTCGCTGGGCAGAGTTCTGTCGGGCTTTCTTTCGAGCAGCCTGTGGAAACGATGGAAAGTATCGCAATCGGAACGCTGAATTTGTTGGAGGCAATCCGATTTTACGGAAAGCCGATACGGCTTTACAATGCAGGTTCAAGCGAGTGTTTCGGTGAGACTGGCACTAATCCAGCAAATGAGGAAACACCATTCAGGCCCCGAAGCCCCTATGCAGTAGCCAAAGCTTCAGCACATAACCTTGTTGCAAACTATCGGGAGGCGTACAGTCTCTATGCGTGTACCGGCATTTTGTTTAATCATGAGTCTCCCCTCCGCCCAGAACGTTTTGTGACACAGAAAATTGTCAGTACTGCAGCAAGGATTGCTTCGGGCAGTAATGAAAAATTGGAAATGGGGAACATCGATATACAAAGAGACTGGGGATGGGCACCTGAATATGTGCAGGCGATGTGGAAAATGCTACAACTAAATCACCCCGAGGATTTCGTCATAGCTACTGGCAAGACAGTAACCTTGGAATTCTTTATCGAACAAGCATTTCAATTTTTTGGATTACATTACAAAGATTATCTTGTTATCAATTCAAACTTGTATCGTCCAACCGACATCCACATCGGATCAGCGAACCCATCTAAAGCTAACAAATTATTGGCTTGGCGTGCCCAAGTAAGAATTGAGACAATCATAGAGAACATGTGTATCTCGACCAAGAATGCAATTTACACTTAGTCGCCATCAATTATTCGGTATCATTTTTATACTGTTTCTTCACTGACAGCCATATTTCCCAAATATTTTGGCTGAAAATCAATATTGTTAGGAATTATCCTCTATGCAAAAAATCGCTTTAATCACTGGTGTGACAGGACAAGACGGCGCTTACCTGGCCGAGTTTCTGTTAAAGAAAAGCTACATCGTGCATGGCATCAAGCGCCGTGCTTCTTTGCTCAACACAGACCGCATTGACCACCTGTACCAGGATCCTCATGTCAGCAATCGTAATTTCATTTTGCACTACGGTGACATGACTGATTCAAGCAGTCTAATTCGCATCATTCAGCAAGTACAACCAGACGAAATATATAACCTCGCTGCGCAAAGCCACGTGGCTGTATCGTTCGAAGAACCTGAATACACTGCCAACTCCGATGCATTAGGAGCGTTACGCGTGCTTGAAGCGATTCGGATATTGGGGCTAGAGAAAAAAACCCGCTTCTATCAGGCTTCAACTTCTGAGCTTTACGGATTGGTCCAGGAAGTTCCACAAAAAGAAACCACGCCTTTTTATCCTCGGTCACCTTACGCAGTCGCCAAGCTTTACGCCTACTGGATCACAGTCAATTACCGTGAAGCCTACGGTATGTATGCCTGCAACGGCATTTTGTTTAACCACGAATCTCCCATTCGCGGCGAAACCTTCGTTACCCGCAAGATTACCCGCGCCTTGTCGCGCATCAAGCTGAATCTTCAAGACTGCCTCTTTCTGGGAAACCTGAATTCCTTACGTGACTGGGGGCATGCCAAAGACTATGTTGAAATGCAATGGCTGATGTTGCAACAGGACAAAGCCGAAGATTTTGTCATCGCCACCGGCGTGCAATATAGTGTGCGCGATTTTGTGACTGCGGCAGCAGAAGAACTTGGCATCAAAATACAGTGGGAAGGAACAGGCGTAGATGAGAAGGGCTACGATGCAGCAGGAAAATGCATCGTGGCAGTTGATTCGCGCTATTTCCGTCCGACCGAGGTCGAGACCTTGCTGGGGGATGCGACCAAGGCAAAAGAGAAGCTGGGATGGACACCAAAAATCACATTTAAGGAACTGGTGGCAGAAATGGTACGCGAAGATCTGAAGGCCGCCGAGCGCGACGAACTGGTTAAGAAACACGGCTACACGGCCATGGACTACCACGAATGAAATCCGTATCCACCTCGTCGTATCGGAGTCGATCGCTCAACGAAACATCTTAATTCAAGGCACAAAGTCATGATCAAAATCGATTTGGCAGATCTTTATTCTGCTGAGGAGAAACAGGAGGTGGTCACAAATTGTGACCACCTCGCCAAACTCAAGCTCTCCTCGTCATTGCCGAATGCCTTTATCAAGCATGGAGCCTTGATGCTCGGGAACGTACTTAAGTCGTCACGAGCGGTAACGATTAGCTTATTGGTCATAAAGACGTTCGTTAAAATCCATAAAATGCTCTCTACACATAAAAAACTTGCAACGAAATTTACAAAGTTGGAAAGCAAAATATCCGGCCACACCCAAGCCATCGCAGGCCTGATCGACGCCATCCGACAACTGATGCAAGTGGCTACCTGCTCTCCTCGTCCGATTGGCTGTACGGCTGACCTCAGCAAGCTCCGAAATGAACAAGAACTCTAAAATCTACATTGCCGGACACTGCGGCCTTGTTGGCTCGGCTCTCATGCGAAATCTGCAGGGCAAAGGCTTCAACCGCCTTATTACCCGCACCCACGTCGAGCTGGATCTCACCAACCAGGCTGCCACAGAAACTTTCTTTGCGCATGAAAAACCCGACTACGTCTTTTTAGCTGCCGCCAAGGTGGGCGGGATACTGGCTAATAACACTTACCCAGCAGAGTTCATCCGTGACAATTTGGCCATCCAGACCAACATCATTCATGCGGCTTACCGGAATGGCGTTGAACGTCTGATGTTTTTTGGTTCGAGCTGCGTCTATCCAAAATTTGCACCACAGCCAATGCATGAAAATTGCCTTCTTACGGGCTCTTTGGAACCAACCAATCGGCCTTATGCTTTGGCCAAGATTGCTGGTATCGAGATGTGCTGGAGCTATAACCGCCAGTATGGAACACGCTATTTGGCGGTAATGCCGACTAACCTTTATGGTCCGGGAGACAACTACGATTTGAACAATAGCCATGTCATTCCGGCCCTAATCCGCAAATTTCACGAAGCCAGTGTGCGCGGTGAGCAGCAAGTGGTGGTTTGGGGTACCGGATCAATCAAGCGAGAATTTCTTTACAGTGAAGATATGGCCGATGCCTGTGTTTATCTAATGAATTTGCCGGATAGCTCTTATTGCGGATTGCTGGGCAGCGATGAAACCATGAGTGGTAAGTTTGAGCCACCTTTGATGAACATTGGTGTTGGTGAGGATGTAACCATCGGTGAACTGGCAAAATTGGTAAAGGAGATGATGGGTTTTGATGGCGAAATCGTTTTTGATACCTCAAAACAAGATGGAACTCCGCGAAAATTACTGGATGTTTCCCGCCTGAATGCAATAGGTTGGCATGCGCCCACTTCATTGCAGGCTGGGCTGGCTAAGGTCTATGCGGATTTTCTCCACGACCCTGTATCTACCGAGACTCGTTAATGGTTTTGCTTTCAGAGCCTCTGATCGTTGTTGCGGTTCAGCTTTTCAATCAAGGCCGTTATCTTGCCAATACGCTAGAGTTAATTTTTCGTAAATGCTTCAAGTCAAGAATAAAAGAGCAACAGGCATGAACCTGCTCCTGTCCGCTATTAACGAACGACTTCAGTTCTTCTGTACATCGGAGAATGCGGCCAAGACTCAGGATAATAAGGGATTATCTTGATGAAAGTAGCTGTAATTCATGATTGGCTAACAGTCTATGCCGGAGCCGAGCGTGTTCTGGAGCAAATATTATTATGCTATCCAAATGCTGATTTATATAGCGTGGTAGATTTTATTCCATCTAGAAAACGAGGTTTTCTGCTGGGGAAAACAGCAACCACTTCGTTTGTGCAAAACCTGCCTTTCGCCAGAACTAAATACAGGCAGTATTTATCCTTAATGCCTTTGGCTGTCGAGCAGTTCAACTTATCCGGCTATGACTTGGTGCTTTCCTGTAGCCATGCTGTCGCAAAAGGCGTTATTACAGGGCCGGATCAGCTTCATATCAGCTATGTTAATTCTCCTATGCGTTACGCGTGGGATTTGCAGCATCAATATTTGAGCGATTCGGGTTTGGACAAAGGCATAAAGGGGTGGATCGCCAAATGGCTCTTGCACAAAATGCGAATATGGGATGCAAGAACGGCTAATGGTGTTGATTGCCTTATAGCAAACTCGCAATTTATTAGGCGACGAATTTGGAAAACCTATCGCCGCGATGCGACGGTAATTCATCCGCCAGTAGAAATTTCAAGATTTTCCTTACGCGAAAACAAGGAAAATTTTTATCTGGCCGCCTCCCGTCTGGTACCTTACAAAAAAATGAATCTAATCGCGGAAGCATTTACTGCCATGCCAGAGCGACGTTTGGTGATCATTGGCGACGGACCTGAAATGCAGAAAGTGAGAGCGAAGGCCGGACCAAATGTAACGGTACTTGGATATCAAACTGACGATATCATGTGCAATTACATGCAGCGCGCCAAAGCATTTGTATTTGCCGCAGAAGAAGATTTCGGCATTACCCCATTAGAAGCTCAGGCTTGTGGTACGCCAGTCATTGCGTATGGCAAAGGCGGTGTGCTGGAAACAATTCGCGGCTTGGATGATAAACAACCGACCGGGGTGTTTTTTGCGGAGCAATCCATTCAAGCCATCAAAGCAGCAGTAACTTCTTTTGAACAGGAAGCCGCTCGAATTTTGCCAGTATCCTGTCGTAATAATGCCTGCCGTTTTGCGCCTGAGAGATTTCGTGCAGAATTCATAGCGTGTGTAGAAAATGAGTGGCATCGATTCCAACAATCGCTGATGACGACCACCTCGAACAAAATGTGGTTGCCATGACCTCGCGCAGCCTGCTCAAGGAAAACGCGGGCATTCTTGAATTAGCCCAGCGTTTCCTGGATCCTTTTGTGGTGGTAGCCACTGGAATGATACTTTTCGCGATCAAGTTCGGGTCTTGGGATTTTCCGAGAAATTATGATTTTGTACTAATCGGTGTGTTTCTGTTTTGCCTCGCAGTATTTCCATTTTTCGATGTA
This genomic interval from Candidatus Nitrotoga sp. AM1P contains the following:
- a CDS encoding glycosyltransferase family 4 protein; translated protein: MKVAVIHDWLTVYAGAERVLEQILLCYPNADLYSVVDFIPSRKRGFLLGKTATTSFVQNLPFARTKYRQYLSLMPLAVEQFNLSGYDLVLSCSHAVAKGVITGPDQLHISYVNSPMRYAWDLQHQYLSDSGLDKGIKGWIAKWLLHKMRIWDARTANGVDCLIANSQFIRRRIWKTYRRDATVIHPPVEISRFSLRENKENFYLAASRLVPYKKMNLIAEAFTAMPERRLVIIGDGPEMQKVRAKAGPNVTVLGYQTDDIMCNYMQRAKAFVFAAEEDFGITPLEAQACGTPVIAYGKGGVLETIRGLDDKQPTGVFFAEQSIQAIKAAVTSFEQEAARILPVSCRNNACRFAPERFRAEFIACVENEWHRFQQSLMTTTSNKMWLP